In a genomic window of Glaciimonas sp. PCH181:
- the madM gene encoding malonate transporter subunit MadM, producing MLEIFEKAALQNGLVAAFAVVGIIIFVSGYLSRYLTFGRVHGSAFAILIGLGLAYWGGIHSGGEKGLADISLFGGIGLMGGAMLRDFAIVATAFEVQASEARKAGLIGVVALLLGTIVPFIVGASVAYAFGYSDAVSMTTIGAGAVTYIVGPVTGAAIGASSDVMALSIATGLLKAIMVMVGTPIAARFLGLKTPRSAMVFGGLAGTVSGVSAGLAATDRRLVPYGALVATFHTGIGCLLGPSVLFFATKALMR from the coding sequence ATGTTAGAAATATTTGAAAAAGCCGCGCTGCAAAATGGCTTGGTAGCCGCTTTTGCGGTGGTCGGTATTATTATTTTTGTCTCCGGTTATTTGTCGCGCTATCTGACGTTTGGGCGAGTGCACGGATCGGCGTTTGCAATCTTGATCGGCTTGGGACTGGCTTACTGGGGCGGTATTCATAGCGGTGGCGAAAAAGGATTGGCCGATATTTCTCTGTTCGGCGGCATCGGACTGATGGGCGGTGCGATGTTACGGGATTTTGCGATTGTGGCTACCGCGTTTGAAGTGCAGGCCAGCGAGGCCCGTAAGGCCGGATTGATCGGCGTTGTTGCGTTGCTGTTAGGAACGATCGTGCCGTTTATTGTCGGTGCCAGCGTTGCGTATGCTTTTGGCTATTCCGACGCGGTCAGCATGACGACTATTGGCGCCGGGGCTGTGACGTACATCGTTGGTCCGGTGACCGGCGCAGCGATAGGCGCAAGTTCGGATGTGATGGCGTTGAGTATTGCGACCGGTTTGTTGAAGGCGATTATGGTGATGGTGGGTACACCGATTGCAGCACGTTTTCTAGGCCTGAAAACGCCACGATCAGCGATGGTGTTTGGTGGTTTGGCGGGGACGGTAAGCGGTGTTTCTGCTGGGTTGGCCGCAACGGATCGGCGGTTGGTGCCTTACGGTGCGCTGGTGGCGACATTCCATACCGGGATTGGCTGTTTGCTTGGACCGTCGGTGTTATTTTTTGCGACGAAAGCGCTGATGAGGTAG
- a CDS encoding malonate decarboxylase holo-ACP synthase produces the protein MLKNSAHDDSKSVPRAHDLLWISGLDALVAEQPFPAWVSAEWLERAPVVIRRETVENVAWLPVGLRGKTRSERFKALLSAEAVTKHISPELLVRTEAWNIHSQYKIFPAVEALANMAAAMNALGLDWGPTGSVGFALASGLPVLREDSDLDLVIRTNAPFCTPQCELLQSVCASSACRIDLQIDTGYGGFAFAEWISGRKTVLLKTGIGPFLTADPWAYEDNHRPAAGSAS, from the coding sequence ATGCTAAAAAATTCTGCTCACGACGATAGTAAGTCGGTTCCACGTGCCCATGATCTGTTATGGATTTCGGGTCTGGATGCCCTTGTCGCAGAGCAGCCTTTTCCAGCGTGGGTCAGCGCCGAGTGGCTAGAACGCGCGCCGGTGGTCATTCGCCGCGAGACGGTGGAAAATGTTGCATGGCTTCCGGTCGGATTACGCGGCAAAACGCGGAGTGAACGCTTCAAGGCATTGCTGTCTGCCGAGGCGGTCACTAAACATATTTCGCCAGAATTGTTGGTGCGCACTGAAGCGTGGAATATTCATTCCCAGTATAAAATTTTTCCCGCGGTCGAAGCGCTTGCGAATATGGCTGCGGCTATGAATGCGCTTGGTCTGGATTGGGGGCCGACCGGCAGTGTTGGTTTTGCGCTGGCAAGTGGATTGCCGGTCTTGCGTGAAGACAGTGATCTCGATTTAGTGATCAGGACGAACGCACCATTTTGCACCCCGCAATGCGAACTACTGCAAAGCGTGTGCGCATCGTCAGCGTGCCGCATCGATCTGCAAATCGATACAGGTTATGGTGGCTTTGCTTTTGCTGAGTGGATCAGCGGACGCAAAACTGTGTTACTAAAGACGGGTATTGGCCCCTTTCTGACCGCAGATCCATGGGCCTATGAGGATAATCACCGGCCTGCCGCTGGCAGTGCATCATGA
- the mdcH gene encoding malonate decarboxylase subunit epsilon: protein MSVLFTFPGQGAQRPHMLHTLPQDPEVQRTLDETSAILGSDPLLLDTDSALNSTYAVQLCLLVAGVAMARVFVAQHAAPDMVAGLSIGAYPAAVMAGVLDYADAVKLVQRRGQLMESAYPHGYGMAAISGLDRYQLAPLIAKIHSDATPVYMANLNGPRQIVISGGESAMQAVMTLALASGATKTTKLAVNVPSHCELFDAAAVEMQTAFSMVKIERPRITYLSASAARAMFDPVQIANDLAQNMAKQVHWSDTARLAWERGARLAIEMPSGNVLTHLTAPIFAEGLAIACDGNRIDTLLALIARE, encoded by the coding sequence ATGAGCGTTTTATTTACTTTCCCCGGTCAGGGTGCGCAACGGCCCCATATGCTGCATACGTTGCCGCAAGACCCCGAAGTTCAACGCACGCTGGATGAAACCAGCGCCATCCTCGGCAGCGATCCTTTACTTCTTGACACTGACTCAGCGTTAAATTCTACTTACGCGGTGCAGCTTTGCCTGCTGGTAGCCGGGGTTGCCATGGCACGTGTTTTTGTTGCCCAACATGCAGCGCCAGACATGGTGGCCGGTTTGTCGATAGGCGCGTATCCGGCAGCCGTGATGGCTGGCGTATTGGACTATGCCGATGCGGTGAAGTTGGTGCAGCGGCGCGGACAGTTGATGGAGAGCGCTTATCCGCATGGCTACGGAATGGCGGCGATCAGTGGGCTGGACCGTTATCAATTAGCGCCGCTTATTGCAAAAATTCACTCCGATGCGACGCCGGTGTATATGGCTAATTTGAATGGGCCACGCCAAATCGTGATATCCGGTGGAGAGTCGGCGATGCAAGCGGTGATGACGCTGGCGTTGGCATCCGGTGCAACTAAAACGACTAAACTTGCCGTGAATGTACCGTCGCATTGTGAGTTGTTTGATGCGGCGGCAGTGGAGATGCAGACAGCCTTTTCTATGGTGAAAATCGAACGGCCTCGGATAACCTATCTTAGCGCCAGCGCTGCACGGGCAATGTTCGATCCGGTCCAGATTGCCAACGATCTGGCGCAGAATATGGCAAAACAAGTGCATTGGTCAGACACCGCCAGACTAGCCTGGGAGCGTGGCGCACGGCTGGCGATTGAGATGCCAAGCGGGAACGTATTGACACATCTGACTGCGCCGATATTTGCAGAGGGGTTGGCGATCGCTTGCGATGGGAATCGGATTGATACGTTGTTGGCGTTGATTGCACGGGAATGA
- a CDS encoding transcriptional regulator produces the protein MKLTENQLLLREGAKIVDALGKTLAPLVEVVLHDLTQSAHTVIAISNNLSGRSVGDPATEIGLARMADPSFPEVLQNYANRFPDGRPAKSTSIGLKNSQGDYVAAICLNVDIAMLTSVTASLNQLAQTQASPTEIRESLVSHRLNTLRTMLESFASGLNSTPRALSPAQRREAVRQLAQAGLMDLKNAQSAVAEILGVARSTVYTYLPDEGAKL, from the coding sequence ATGAAACTCACCGAAAACCAATTATTACTCAGAGAAGGCGCAAAGATTGTCGATGCGCTGGGGAAAACTCTTGCCCCCTTGGTGGAGGTTGTATTGCATGATCTGACGCAATCGGCCCATACCGTGATTGCCATTTCCAATAATTTATCTGGGCGCAGTGTTGGTGATCCGGCTACTGAAATCGGTCTGGCGCGGATGGCTGATCCATCCTTTCCTGAGGTTTTGCAGAACTACGCCAATCGGTTTCCAGACGGGCGTCCGGCTAAAAGTACGTCTATTGGTTTGAAAAATAGTCAGGGCGATTACGTTGCCGCTATCTGTCTAAACGTTGATATTGCAATGCTGACTTCCGTGACGGCTAGTCTGAATCAATTGGCGCAAACGCAAGCATCGCCGACCGAGATTCGGGAATCGCTGGTTTCACATCGATTAAATACGCTGCGGACGATGCTGGAAAGTTTCGCTAGCGGGTTGAATTCCACGCCACGTGCGCTTAGTCCGGCGCAGCGGCGAGAAGCGGTCCGTCAATTGGCGCAGGCCGGATTGATGGATCTGAAAAATGCGCAATCCGCCGTGGCTGAAATTCTTGGCGTTGCGCGCTCTACTGTGTACACCTATTTGCCTGATGAAGGAGCCAAATTATGA
- a CDS encoding threo-3-hydroxy-L-aspartate ammonia-lyase has product MSSLPISFDDIVQAHARIAGAAHRTPVLTSTTANDLSGAQIFFKCENFQRAGAFKFRGAYNAISQFTPEQRAHGVVAFSSGNHAQGIALSAQLLDVKAVIVMPTDAPAIKVAATRGYGAEVVLYDRYTEDREAIGRQLADERSLTLIPPYDHPHIMAGQGTCVKELIEEVGELDFLFVPLGGGGLLSGCSTAAKVMSPGCTVIGVEPEAGNDGQRSFREGKIVHIDTPATIADGAQTQHLGQYTFPVLQKLVDDILTVSDSELVETMKFFAGRMKMVVEPTGCLAAAAAFGKQYDLKGKKVGVVISGGNVDLLRFAALIQGAA; this is encoded by the coding sequence ATGAGTAGTCTGCCCATTTCTTTCGACGATATTGTTCAGGCGCACGCGCGTATTGCCGGTGCTGCACATCGGACGCCGGTGCTTACCTCGACCACTGCAAATGATCTGAGCGGTGCGCAAATTTTCTTCAAATGTGAAAATTTTCAACGCGCCGGGGCGTTTAAATTTCGTGGCGCTTACAACGCTATTTCTCAGTTCACGCCAGAACAACGTGCGCATGGCGTTGTGGCATTTTCGTCAGGCAATCATGCGCAGGGGATTGCACTGTCTGCGCAATTGCTCGATGTAAAAGCGGTGATTGTGATGCCGACGGACGCGCCTGCTATCAAGGTCGCTGCAACACGTGGTTATGGTGCCGAGGTAGTGCTTTATGACCGATATACGGAAGACCGCGAAGCAATTGGACGGCAGTTGGCGGACGAGCGTAGCCTGACGCTGATTCCGCCCTACGATCATCCGCACATCATGGCCGGGCAAGGTACGTGTGTGAAAGAGTTGATCGAGGAAGTTGGCGAGCTGGACTTTTTGTTCGTGCCGCTGGGTGGAGGAGGTTTGTTGTCAGGGTGTTCGACGGCCGCAAAAGTGATGAGTCCGGGCTGTACCGTAATCGGTGTCGAGCCAGAGGCGGGTAACGATGGTCAACGCAGTTTCCGTGAAGGAAAGATCGTCCATATTGATACGCCGGCCACGATTGCAGATGGCGCGCAAACTCAGCACCTGGGCCAATATACTTTTCCTGTATTGCAAAAACTAGTGGACGATATTCTGACGGTCAGTGACAGCGAACTGGTTGAAACGATGAAATTTTTCGCTGGCCGCATGAAGATGGTCGTGGAACCGACCGGATGTCTGGCTGCTGCTGCGGCTTTCGGCAAACAGTACGACCTGAAAGGTAAAAAGGTCGGGGTGGTGATTTCTGGCGGTAACGTCGATTTGCTGCGTTTTGCAGCGTTGATTCAAGGAGCGGCTTAA
- a CDS encoding RidA family protein, whose product MFDASLSNPEELRAPAGHYSHAVRVNVGDLIFVSGQLPITPQGEKLTGAPFEAQVRQVFDNLDQVLHASGCTRENLVQVRVYLVDIEQWPYFNQLYATWLGEHRPARCVVPVPILHYGLALEIEAVASTGPLHKL is encoded by the coding sequence ATGTTTGATGCGAGTTTAAGTAATCCTGAGGAATTGAGAGCGCCAGCGGGACATTACAGTCATGCGGTCCGGGTTAACGTGGGTGATCTTATTTTCGTGTCGGGACAACTGCCGATTACGCCACAAGGCGAAAAGCTTACGGGCGCGCCATTTGAGGCTCAAGTTCGGCAGGTGTTTGATAATCTGGATCAAGTGCTGCACGCTAGCGGTTGTACGCGGGAAAATTTGGTGCAAGTGCGCGTGTATCTGGTCGATATCGAACAATGGCCGTATTTTAATCAACTCTATGCCACGTGGTTGGGAGAGCATCGTCCCGCACGCTGCGTTGTTCCAGTGCCAATATTGCATTACGGATTGGCGTTGGAAATCGAAGCTGTCGCAAGTACTGGTCCACTGCACAAGTTGTAA
- the cydX gene encoding cytochrome bd-I oxidase subunit CydX translates to MWYFAWILGIGLALAFGIINVMWLESNYAFGSRDEETTRKRFEDAADEEENRPRKK, encoded by the coding sequence ATGTGGTACTTTGCATGGATTTTAGGCATTGGACTGGCGCTGGCTTTCGGCATCATTAACGTGATGTGGCTTGAGTCCAACTATGCTTTTGGCAGCCGTGACGAAGAAACGACACGCAAACGTTTTGAGGACGCTGCCGATGAAGAAGAAAACAGACCGCGCAAGAAATAG
- the cydB gene encoding cytochrome d ubiquinol oxidase subunit II — MIFDYETLKIIWWGFVGVLLIGFALTGGFDFGVAITLPFIGKTDTERRVVINSIGSTWEGNQTWFITAGGALFAVWPLVYGAAFSGFYVALMLLLFSLFFRPVGFDYRSKVADPRWRNFWDWGLFAGGLVPALIFGVAFGNLLLGVPFHYDDTMRVEYIGGLFGLLNPFGLLSGALSIAMLVMHGASFLQVKTEDVIALRARKVAIVAAVVTATLFIIGGFWIAFGIDGYRITAMPDANTAFMPLAKTVVTASGAWMDNYARWPATWAFPVITVLAALLCVVFSLAHKALPAFLASGTAVTGIVLTAGAAMFPFVMPSSLDLKSSLTVWDAVSSEKTLGIMFWVVVIMLPIIILYTSWVYKIMRGKVTRKDIHDNEHTAY; from the coding sequence ATGATCTTCGACTATGAAACATTAAAAATAATCTGGTGGGGCTTTGTTGGCGTGCTGTTAATCGGTTTCGCACTAACTGGCGGCTTTGATTTCGGCGTCGCGATCACGCTGCCATTTATTGGCAAAACCGATACTGAACGCCGCGTCGTCATCAACTCCATCGGCAGCACGTGGGAAGGCAATCAAACCTGGTTCATCACCGCTGGCGGCGCACTGTTCGCGGTGTGGCCATTAGTCTACGGCGCGGCATTTTCCGGCTTTTATGTCGCCTTGATGTTATTGCTGTTTTCATTATTCTTCCGACCTGTAGGCTTCGACTATCGCAGCAAAGTTGCCGATCCACGTTGGCGCAATTTCTGGGACTGGGGCCTGTTCGCCGGTGGTCTGGTACCCGCATTGATTTTCGGCGTCGCCTTTGGCAATCTATTATTAGGCGTACCGTTTCATTACGATGACACCATGCGGGTGGAGTATATCGGCGGTCTTTTCGGACTTCTTAATCCCTTCGGCCTGCTATCCGGCGCGCTCAGCATCGCCATGTTAGTCATGCACGGCGCTAGTTTTCTGCAAGTTAAAACAGAAGATGTCATCGCGTTACGTGCCCGCAAAGTTGCCATCGTGGCGGCAGTGGTCACGGCGACATTGTTTATCATCGGAGGATTCTGGATCGCCTTCGGAATTGATGGTTATCGCATCACAGCTATGCCAGACGCAAACACCGCCTTCATGCCGTTAGCCAAAACAGTCGTCACCGCAAGCGGCGCGTGGATGGACAACTATGCACGCTGGCCCGCAACCTGGGCCTTCCCAGTGATTACCGTGTTGGCGGCATTGCTCTGCGTCGTGTTTAGTCTGGCACATAAAGCATTACCAGCATTTTTAGCCAGCGGCACCGCAGTCACGGGGATCGTTCTGACTGCTGGCGCTGCGATGTTCCCTTTCGTGATGCCCTCTTCGCTTGACCTCAAGAGCAGTTTAACGGTCTGGGATGCCGTCTCCAGCGAGAAAACGCTAGGCATTATGTTTTGGGTAGTCGTGATCATGCTGCCGATCATCATCCTCTACACAAGTTGGGTCTATAAAATCATGCGGGGCAAAGTAACCCGCAAGGATATCCACGACAACGAGCATACTGCTTATTAA
- a CDS encoding cytochrome ubiquinol oxidase subunit I, with the protein MIPIDEVVNLSRLQFAATAMFHFLFVPLTLGLAWLLVIMESVYVMTGSQVYKDMTRFWGKLFGINFAMGIATGITLEFQFGTNWSYYSHYVGDIFGTPLALEGMMAFFLESTFVGLFFFGWDRLSKVQHLFITFLVALGSSLSALWILIANGWMNNPVGAEFNYETMRMELTSIVDVILNPVAQVKFVHTLSAGYVCGSMFVLGISSYYLLKGRDTAFALRSFAIAAGFGLASTLSVIVLGDESGYTAGEVNKVKMAAMEAEWHTEPAPAGITVFGWPNEKEQRTDYAVKIPYVLGLIGTRSVDKQITGISELKRDHEVRIRNGMLAYAALNRLKSGDKSPEAVAAFDALKDDLGFGLLLKKYTPAVVDATPEQIHMAVQDTFPKIAPMFWSFRLMVGLGILFLFIFSTSFYFLIRKKLAEQRWLLRLAMYSIPLPWVAIELGWILAEYGRQPWTISGILPTHLSASTLQPSHLYFSLIGLLFFYSFLFVIEMILMVKYARLGPSSLHTGKYHWERLEKKLKGKSNNSPDITPAA; encoded by the coding sequence ATGATTCCCATTGATGAAGTTGTCAATTTATCGCGGTTGCAGTTTGCTGCCACCGCGATGTTCCACTTTCTGTTTGTCCCCCTCACCCTCGGCCTGGCCTGGTTACTTGTCATTATGGAGTCGGTCTATGTCATGACCGGCAGTCAGGTCTATAAAGACATGACGCGCTTCTGGGGCAAGCTGTTCGGTATCAACTTTGCGATGGGTATCGCCACCGGCATCACGCTCGAATTCCAGTTTGGGACTAACTGGTCCTACTACTCCCACTATGTCGGCGATATTTTCGGCACGCCGCTGGCGCTTGAAGGGATGATGGCGTTCTTCCTCGAATCAACATTTGTAGGCCTGTTTTTCTTTGGATGGGATCGTCTTTCAAAAGTCCAGCATTTGTTCATCACGTTTCTAGTCGCGCTGGGCTCAAGCTTATCGGCGCTATGGATTTTGATTGCCAACGGCTGGATGAATAATCCTGTTGGCGCAGAATTCAATTACGAGACGATGCGCATGGAGCTGACCAGCATCGTCGATGTCATCCTCAATCCGGTTGCCCAAGTCAAGTTCGTCCATACGCTCTCTGCTGGGTATGTTTGCGGCTCGATGTTCGTGCTGGGAATTTCTTCCTACTATTTGCTAAAAGGCCGCGATACCGCGTTCGCTCTGCGATCGTTTGCGATTGCCGCCGGGTTCGGCTTGGCGTCCACCCTATCCGTCATTGTCCTCGGCGATGAATCAGGTTATACCGCCGGTGAAGTCAACAAAGTCAAAATGGCGGCGATGGAAGCCGAATGGCATACCGAGCCAGCACCAGCCGGCATCACGGTATTTGGCTGGCCGAATGAGAAGGAGCAACGCACCGATTACGCCGTCAAGATTCCGTATGTACTGGGTTTGATCGGTACGCGTTCGGTCGACAAACAAATCACCGGCATCAGTGAGCTAAAAAGAGATCACGAAGTCCGTATTCGTAACGGGATGCTAGCCTACGCAGCGTTAAATCGCCTTAAATCCGGCGATAAATCACCGGAAGCCGTAGCCGCTTTCGATGCGCTTAAGGATGATTTAGGTTTTGGCTTGCTACTGAAAAAATATACTCCGGCAGTAGTCGATGCTACGCCAGAACAAATTCATATGGCGGTACAGGATACCTTCCCAAAAATCGCGCCGATGTTCTGGTCGTTCCGGTTGATGGTCGGGCTTGGCATTCTGTTTCTGTTTATTTTCTCGACATCGTTCTATTTCCTGATCCGCAAAAAATTGGCAGAACAACGCTGGTTATTGCGTCTGGCGATGTACAGCATTCCGTTGCCTTGGGTCGCCATCGAACTCGGCTGGATATTGGCTGAATATGGCCGTCAGCCGTGGACGATTTCCGGGATACTGCCAACGCATTTATCGGCATCCACCTTGCAGCCGTCGCATCTCTACTTCAGTCTGATTGGCTTGCTGTTCTTCTACAGTTTCCTGTTCGTGATCGAAATGATCCTGATGGTGAAATACGCCCGCCTCGGTCCGAGTAGCTTGCATACCGGCAAATATCATTGGGAACGGCTAGAAAAGAAACTAAAAGGCAAGTCCAACAATAGCCCTGACATCACCCCGGCTGCCTGA
- the cydP gene encoding cytochrome oxidase putative small subunit CydP — protein sequence MLSLTASKRWPRLPLALEITIIIIVKLALLFVLWKLFFSEPQTKKMRMPTDLVEQHFLTNRAGAAPAAPLINPATVTTSTTPSATTDLPPPSLTPEAPHDSH from the coding sequence ATGCTCTCCCTTACCGCATCAAAACGCTGGCCACGCTTACCGTTGGCACTAGAAATCACGATAATTATCATCGTCAAACTGGCGTTGCTGTTCGTGCTATGGAAACTATTTTTCTCAGAACCGCAGACAAAAAAAATGCGCATGCCGACCGATTTGGTCGAGCAGCACTTTCTCACCAACCGAGCAGGTGCCGCGCCTGCTGCGCCTCTAATCAACCCAGCGACGGTCACCACCTCAACGACACCGTCAGCGACTACCGATTTACCTCCACCCTCTCTCACTCCCGAGGCGCCTCATGATTCCCATTGA
- a CDS encoding GbsR/MarR family transcriptional regulator has protein sequence MGSRWGINRTVGQIYALLYVLGQPLNADQIAEYLAFSRSNVSMGLKELQSWRLVKLLHQPGDRREYFEPPKDIWDIFKALLEERRRREIEPTLSMLRDALLENPSSVADKQAQQRMREMYDLIELSSSWFDDVQRLSPETLASLMKMGSKVGKLLDVRDKFRISPLGKKNKPDNNKAKTTNSAANPEQAINHPPDVQPKE, from the coding sequence ATGGGCAGCCGTTGGGGTATTAATCGGACAGTGGGACAGATTTATGCGTTGTTATATGTTCTTGGGCAACCACTGAATGCGGATCAAATTGCCGAGTATCTGGCGTTTTCGCGTTCAAATGTCAGCATGGGATTGAAAGAATTGCAATCCTGGCGACTGGTGAAATTACTGCACCAACCGGGTGATCGGCGTGAATATTTTGAACCTCCTAAAGATATATGGGATATCTTTAAGGCCTTATTAGAAGAACGTCGCCGTCGAGAAATCGAACCAACGCTGTCGATGTTGCGCGACGCACTACTAGAAAATCCATCCTCAGTCGCCGATAAACAGGCGCAACAGCGGATGCGCGAGATGTATGACTTGATCGAATTATCCAGTTCCTGGTTCGATGATGTGCAACGCCTATCACCAGAAACGCTGGCGTCTTTAATGAAGATGGGATCAAAAGTTGGCAAGTTGCTGGATGTGCGGGATAAATTTCGTATTTCGCCACTCGGTAAAAAAAACAAGCCTGACAACAACAAAGCTAAGACGACAAACAGCGCAGCCAACCCAGAACAGGCAATCAACCATCCTCCTGACGTGCAACCGAAGGAATAA
- a CDS encoding alpha/beta fold hydrolase, giving the protein MFMDACGFIVVDSIRLEYQRWAGAQTAKPPIMLIHEALGSVSIWRDFPAALAQRTGHEVIAWSRQGHGGSGRPAGPRSSDYLAQEAALVPQVMDAFSVPKAHLFGHSDGATMAILAGALFPERVASLILEAPHVNVEQKALDGIGVARQAYETTDLAKKLKRHHQDVEHVFWSWHDVWLSSSFRDWNIEECLAGIKMPVLAIQGVQDEYFSMAQVDLIVANTPYTQRLEIENCGHSPHRDQLEVVLQATVVFLASQ; this is encoded by the coding sequence ATGTTTATGGACGCGTGCGGTTTTATTGTGGTTGACAGTATTCGTTTGGAATACCAGCGCTGGGCTGGCGCGCAAACGGCCAAACCGCCTATTATGTTGATACACGAAGCGCTCGGATCGGTATCGATCTGGCGCGATTTCCCGGCGGCGCTTGCGCAACGGACCGGCCATGAGGTGATTGCGTGGTCACGGCAGGGGCACGGCGGTTCTGGTCGACCTGCCGGGCCGCGCTCTTCTGACTATCTTGCGCAGGAGGCGGCGTTAGTGCCGCAGGTCATGGATGCTTTTTCTGTCCCCAAAGCACATTTGTTTGGACATAGCGATGGTGCGACGATGGCGATTCTGGCGGGTGCGTTGTTTCCGGAGCGCGTCGCCAGCCTTATATTAGAAGCGCCGCACGTTAATGTTGAGCAAAAAGCACTCGATGGCATAGGGGTTGCGCGGCAGGCCTACGAGACAACGGATCTGGCGAAGAAGCTTAAGCGCCATCATCAGGATGTTGAGCACGTTTTTTGGTCTTGGCATGACGTCTGGCTTTCGTCGTCTTTTCGTGACTGGAATATTGAAGAATGCCTTGCAGGTATTAAGATGCCAGTTCTGGCTATCCAAGGTGTTCAGGATGAATATTTTAGTATGGCCCAAGTCGACCTGATCGTTGCCAACACGCCTTATACACAACGGCTTGAGATTGAAAATTGTGGGCATTCGCCGCATCGCGATCAACTGGAAGTGGTCTTGCAGGCGACAGTTGTTTTTTTGGCTAGTCAATAA
- the ppa gene encoding inorganic diphosphatase — translation MSLNDVSSGRDLPNDFNVIIEIPMNADPIKYEVDKESGAIFVDRFMGTAMHYPCNYGYIPQTLSDDGDPVDVLVITPFPLFPGVVVRCRPIGVLKMSDEAGQDAKLLAVPVDKVLSIYTHWQKPEDMNELRLNQIQHFFEHYKDLEKGKWVKIDGWGGPDDARAEILSGVAAYQKTLEAK, via the coding sequence ATGAGCTTGAATGACGTATCTTCCGGGCGCGATTTGCCCAACGATTTCAATGTGATCATCGAGATCCCTATGAATGCCGATCCGATCAAGTATGAAGTCGATAAAGAATCCGGCGCGATTTTTGTTGATCGTTTCATGGGCACTGCGATGCATTACCCTTGTAATTACGGGTATATTCCGCAAACCTTGTCCGATGATGGTGATCCGGTCGATGTATTGGTGATTACACCGTTTCCGTTGTTCCCTGGTGTTGTGGTGCGTTGCCGCCCAATCGGCGTATTAAAAATGTCGGATGAGGCAGGTCAGGACGCTAAGTTGCTAGCAGTGCCAGTGGATAAAGTGTTGAGCATTTACACGCATTGGCAAAAGCCGGAAGACATGAACGAATTGCGTTTGAACCAGATTCAGCATTTCTTTGAGCATTACAAAGATTTGGAAAAAGGTAAATGGGTCAAGATTGATGGTTGGGGCGGTCCTGATGATGCACGTGCAGAGATATTGTCTGGCGTTGCTGCTTACCAAAAAACGTTGGAAGCCAAGTAA
- a CDS encoding EamA family transporter, which produces MQPSDFLLALLTVTIWGFNFVVVKIGLQDLPPLLFSTLRFIFAAIPLIFFIKRPAIPWRLLIGFGLFQFALQFGFLFSGMKLGFPAGLASLVIQLQAFFTIGLAVLILNERPRAAQLCGALIALAGIILVAVNVEGTATLLGLLLIIAASLSWASANIVIKAIGKVNPLALVVWGSLIAAPPLLLASLALEGPAAWTAAAAHFSWQSAGAILFQSYPNTILGYGIWSFLMRKYPTATIAPFPLLVPVVGMLSAAFVLNEPLPWWKIMAGILVLCGLALNQFGGRLMLLIKPAK; this is translated from the coding sequence ATGCAACCTAGCGACTTCCTTTTAGCATTGCTGACGGTCACCATCTGGGGGTTCAACTTTGTTGTCGTGAAGATCGGGCTGCAGGATTTACCGCCGTTATTATTTTCTACGTTGCGCTTTATTTTCGCAGCGATTCCGCTGATATTTTTTATCAAACGTCCGGCAATACCGTGGCGTCTGCTCATCGGTTTTGGCTTATTCCAATTCGCATTGCAATTCGGCTTCTTGTTTTCCGGGATGAAACTCGGCTTTCCAGCCGGTCTGGCCTCGTTAGTCATCCAGTTGCAGGCGTTCTTCACCATCGGCTTAGCCGTATTGATCTTGAACGAACGCCCCCGCGCCGCGCAGTTATGCGGAGCACTGATTGCCCTCGCAGGAATAATATTAGTCGCCGTCAATGTAGAGGGCACCGCCACCCTTTTAGGATTGCTGCTGATCATCGCTGCCAGCCTAAGCTGGGCCAGCGCCAATATCGTCATTAAAGCCATCGGCAAAGTAAATCCGTTGGCGCTGGTAGTCTGGGGGTCGCTAATTGCCGCCCCGCCGCTATTGCTCGCCTCATTAGCGCTGGAAGGTCCGGCCGCGTGGACCGCCGCCGCCGCACATTTCAGTTGGCAATCCGCCGGTGCGATACTGTTCCAATCCTATCCAAATACCATCTTGGGCTATGGCATCTGGTCTTTCCTGATGCGCAAATACCCAACCGCCACCATTGCGCCGTTCCCTTTGCTGGTCCCGGTCGTCGGTATGCTAAGCGCAGCGTTTGTATTGAACGAGCCTTTGCCATGGTGGAAAATAATGGCAGGTATCCTGGTCCTGTGTGGCCTCGCACTCAATCAGTTTGGTGGCAGATTGATGCTGCTCATTAAACCAGCCAAATAA